In Methanonatronarchaeum sp. AMET-Sl, one genomic interval encodes:
- a CDS encoding toprim domain-containing protein, whose translation MNKEIEKAERIQKLIKRLRNEKKVILVEGKNDRKSLRNLEIDNELITVAENAQPLSTIAEKISRKHNEAIILTDWDPHGDKLSKQLHKVLERYGVTPNDIYRRRLKAMLLKEINDVESLYQFLNNIKKQYNLK comes from the coding sequence TTGAACAAGGAAATAGAAAAAGCCGAAAGAATACAAAAACTAATTAAAAGACTACGAAACGAAAAAAAAGTAATATTAGTCGAAGGAAAAAACGACCGTAAATCACTAAGAAATCTAGAAATTGACAACGAATTAATAACAGTCGCAGAAAACGCCCAACCATTATCAACAATCGCAGAAAAAATATCCAGAAAACATAACGAAGCAATAATACTAACAGATTGGGACCCACATGGAGACAAACTCTCAAAACAACTACATAAAGTATTAGAAAGATATGGAGTCACACCAAACGACATCTATCGAAGAAGACTGAAAGCAATGTTACTAAAAGAAATAAACGACGTCGAATCCCTCTACCAATTCCTAAACAACATAAAAAAACAATACAACTTAAAATAA
- the nikR gene encoding nickel-responsive transcriptional regulator NikR: MSDTMRIGVSIDSKLLEKFDDKIEEKMYANRSEAIRDLIRDFLVTDELEYSNEEVIGSLTLVYSHDTRGISDKLNQLQHEDFTNVLSSVHLHLNEDNCMEIVAIQGNSDKIKEIADKLISSKGVKHGKLVMTSYNEIE; the protein is encoded by the coding sequence TTGTCGGATACTATGAGGATTGGGGTTTCAATTGATTCGAAGCTGTTGGAGAAGTTTGATGATAAGATTGAAGAGAAGATGTATGCGAATCGGTCTGAGGCGATTAGGGATTTAATTAGGGATTTTCTTGTTACGGATGAGTTGGAGTATTCCAATGAAGAGGTTATTGGGTCTTTGACATTGGTTTATTCTCATGACACTAGAGGTATATCTGATAAACTTAATCAACTTCAACATGAGGATTTTACAAACGTTCTTTCAAGTGTGCATCTTCATTTAAATGAAGATAATTGTATGGAGATTGTTGCTATACAGGGTAATTCTGATAAGATAAAAGAGATTGCTGATAAATTGATTAGTTCTAAGGGTGTTAAGCATGGTAAGCTTGTTATGACATCTTATAACGAGATAGAGTAA
- the pyk gene encoding pyruvate kinase has protein sequence MTKTKILATVGPSTNKPDKIKALCNVGVDCFRVNTAYGNRNEYSYIYDVVRESTDAPIVFDLKGPEVRLNGEKSKNLVVGSEFEVGFNKDYSFYFNHDFYNQISVGDRVYIDNGEIETEVVEKKIDSVILESLGEGVVYDGKGINFPDLEVETPTFTERDRSLIKHGLELGVDYYALSFTRNKQDIVKLKSMLNNESGVIAKIENKRGLENFKEIVDIVDCVMVARGDLGIEVSLEKVPLAQKKMIKISNKHGVPVITATEVLESMIEKPTPTRAEVSDAANAILDGTDAIMLSGETSIGKYPVKSVRMIKKISKEIEPAIKKEINGVRSKKIPESISKAVYRLCQDMDIDKVVALSKTGYTSRMISRFRIKQPIITVTPYHSVFRKQKIVYGVQTIQKNYLNQKNPILYVAGELKKKGYIDREDTVLFTSTSKKPLDQEGDNIIEIHKINELKLNKTNRKYNRHDPR, from the coding sequence TTGACTAAAACTAAAATATTAGCTACGGTTGGGCCTTCAACGAATAAGCCGGATAAAATAAAAGCATTATGTAATGTGGGCGTTGATTGTTTTAGAGTAAACACTGCTTATGGCAACCGAAATGAATATTCCTATATTTATGATGTTGTGAGGGAGAGTACTGATGCACCAATTGTTTTTGATTTAAAAGGTCCTGAGGTAAGGTTGAATGGTGAGAAATCAAAAAACTTGGTTGTAGGTAGTGAGTTTGAAGTTGGTTTCAATAAAGACTATAGTTTTTATTTTAATCATGATTTTTATAATCAGATTTCTGTTGGTGATAGGGTTTATATAGATAATGGTGAGATTGAAACTGAGGTTGTAGAGAAGAAAATAGATTCAGTTATTTTAGAAAGTTTGGGAGAAGGCGTTGTTTATGATGGTAAAGGTATTAATTTCCCAGACCTTGAGGTTGAAACACCTACTTTTACAGAGCGAGATCGGAGTTTGATAAAACATGGTTTAGAACTCGGTGTTGATTATTATGCACTCTCATTTACTAGGAATAAACAGGATATAGTTAAACTTAAATCTATGTTGAATAATGAATCTGGAGTGATAGCTAAGATTGAGAATAAAAGAGGTTTGGAGAACTTCAAGGAGATTGTTGATATAGTTGATTGTGTTATGGTTGCAAGAGGGGATTTAGGTATTGAGGTCTCTCTTGAAAAAGTTCCATTAGCTCAGAAAAAAATGATTAAAATATCAAATAAACATGGCGTTCCAGTAATCACTGCAACCGAGGTCCTTGAATCTATGATCGAAAAACCAACCCCAACTCGAGCTGAAGTAAGCGATGCTGCAAACGCTATATTAGATGGAACCGATGCAATAATGTTGTCAGGTGAAACCTCTATAGGTAAATATCCTGTTAAATCTGTGAGAATGATTAAAAAAATTTCAAAAGAAATTGAGCCTGCAATAAAAAAAGAAATTAATGGAGTTAGATCTAAAAAAATACCAGAGTCTATAAGTAAAGCGGTATATCGTTTATGTCAAGACATGGATATCGACAAAGTAGTCGCCTTATCAAAAACAGGATATACCTCAAGAATGATAAGTCGTTTTAGAATAAAACAACCAATAATCACCGTCACCCCATACCACAGTGTATTTAGAAAACAGAAAATCGTTTACGGTGTACAGACAATACAAAAAAACTACCTTAACCAAAAAAACCCAATCTTGTATGTTGCAGGCGAATTGAAGAAAAAAGGCTACATCGATAGAGAAGACACCGTTCTATTTACATCAACTTCTAAAAAACCTTTAGACCAAGAAGGGGACAACATAATCGAAATACATAAAATAAACGAACTAAAACTAAATAAAACAAATAGAAAATATAATCGGCATGACCCAAGATAA
- a CDS encoding HD domain-containing protein — MVSMIRDIDVESIESLKTIFQLKEEDRAGWVLRGIEKPESVADHSWGTAILSLLFHNDLNLVKCLKMSLVHDIIEAETGDIARSQINDEKDLKKKLEKEKKALKKLKAELDPEIMEIYIEYKEKKTKEALFVKDMDLIDMCLQALIYQEKKDLGNSNKPINGDLDEFFSTAESEISTKTGIKLYKEIKKKYNELK, encoded by the coding sequence ATGGTAAGTATGATCAGAGACATAGATGTTGAATCGATTGAATCTTTAAAAACTATTTTTCAACTAAAAGAAGAAGATAGGGCAGGCTGGGTTTTAAGAGGGATTGAAAAACCTGAATCTGTAGCAGACCATTCTTGGGGTACAGCTATACTCTCATTATTATTCCATAATGATCTTAATTTAGTAAAATGCCTTAAAATGTCATTGGTTCACGATATAATTGAAGCGGAAACCGGCGATATAGCTAGGTCACAGATTAATGACGAAAAAGATTTAAAAAAGAAATTAGAAAAGGAAAAAAAAGCTTTAAAGAAACTTAAAGCTGAATTGGATCCAGAAATAATGGAGATATACATCGAATATAAAGAAAAGAAAACTAAAGAAGCTTTGTTCGTTAAAGACATGGACTTAATAGATATGTGTCTACAGGCCCTTATATACCAAGAGAAAAAAGATTTAGGGAATTCAAATAAACCGATTAATGGTGATTTAGATGAGTTCTTTTCAACCGCCGAATCTGAAATATCTACAAAAACAGGTATAAAACTGTATAAAGAGATAAAGAAAAAATATAATGAACTAAAGTAA
- a CDS encoding TIGR00296 family protein: MLDLDEAEVGVKLVRGCIESKLVNAEFDWDELDIPSVFNEKRGVFVTIRKDGDLRGCIGRPYPEQELKQALLDSAIGAAFNDPRFPEMSKEEFENSVIEITFLTRPVEVEKSGRDLLGEIEVGKHGLIVSSGARRGLLLPQVAVEHSWGPMEFLSETCMKAGLLPDAWLDPDTKVQKFKGQIFMEDKPGGEVKEIDIDEGC; the protein is encoded by the coding sequence ATGTTAGATTTGGATGAAGCTGAGGTTGGAGTTAAGCTTGTGAGAGGTTGTATTGAATCAAAGTTAGTTAACGCTGAATTTGATTGGGATGAGTTAGATATACCATCTGTTTTTAATGAAAAAAGAGGTGTTTTTGTTACTATTCGTAAGGATGGTGATTTGAGAGGTTGTATCGGCCGTCCTTATCCGGAACAGGAGTTGAAACAGGCTTTGTTGGATTCTGCTATTGGTGCGGCTTTTAATGATCCTCGTTTTCCTGAGATGTCTAAAGAGGAATTTGAAAACTCTGTGATTGAAATTACTTTTTTAACTAGGCCTGTTGAGGTTGAAAAAAGTGGTAGGGATTTATTAGGGGAGATAGAGGTTGGTAAACATGGTTTGATAGTTAGTTCGGGGGCGCGTAGAGGTCTTTTATTACCGCAGGTAGCTGTGGAACATTCATGGGGGCCAATGGAGTTCTTGTCTGAAACATGTATGAAGGCTGGTTTATTACCTGATGCTTGGCTCGATCCAGATACAAAGGTGCAGAAGTTCAAGGGACAGATTTTTATGGAAGATAAGCCTGGTGGAGAGGTTAAGGAGATAGATATAGATGAAGGTTGTTAA
- a CDS encoding ArsR family transcriptional regulator: MKTSDRELETEGQLDKIEKEIHEIKNEIQAYRQRTRNDIKQIFDEILSDRCIKPIANKRNCEINQIIELKLPKECDLREMCLKEFSDAFKELYNEFQEQKIQEIKKLTETKKKELQELEEEMPYEKCENCFDMVIDMVDEEIKFIEQLHTDEIKGEIKYNGEEIEDEIVDEILSPLSNKARLKILNTLANDSKSFSQLSKIVNLEGGNLMFHLNQLRDKGFIVQKHRGGEYWMTTKGKRVISGLRLISKSCKK; encoded by the coding sequence ATGAAAACTTCAGATAGAGAACTCGAAACTGAAGGACAGTTGGACAAAATAGAAAAAGAGATTCATGAAATTAAAAACGAAATACAAGCATATAGACAACGAACAAGAAACGATATAAAACAGATCTTCGACGAAATACTATCTGATAGATGCATAAAACCAATAGCTAACAAAAGAAACTGTGAAATAAACCAAATAATAGAACTTAAACTACCTAAAGAATGCGATCTAAGAGAAATGTGCTTAAAAGAATTTTCAGATGCATTTAAAGAACTATACAACGAATTTCAAGAACAAAAAATACAAGAAATCAAGAAATTAACAGAAACAAAGAAAAAAGAACTACAAGAACTTGAAGAAGAAATGCCATACGAAAAATGTGAAAACTGTTTCGATATGGTTATAGATATGGTGGATGAAGAAATCAAATTCATTGAACAATTACACACTGATGAAATAAAAGGAGAAATCAAATACAATGGTGAAGAAATCGAAGATGAAATCGTTGACGAAATATTATCCCCTCTTTCAAATAAAGCAAGACTCAAAATACTTAACACACTCGCCAACGACAGCAAGTCATTCAGCCAACTATCAAAAATAGTCAATCTAGAAGGAGGAAACCTAATGTTCCACCTCAACCAACTGAGAGACAAAGGATTCATAGTTCAAAAACACAGAGGCGGTGAGTACTGGATGACAACAAAAGGGAAAAGAGTAATTTCAGGCCTTAGATTAATTTCAAAAAGCTGTAAAAAATAA
- the pyrC gene encoding dihydroorotase has translation MKVVKGGKIYYKGRLVEAEIGIQQGKITKIKKTGLKGDFIDASGMIVLPGAIDIHVHFRDMELSDKETWETGSKAAAAGGVTTVIEQPNTSPPTDSKKTYIKKKKKAKSSSFVDYGINGAVAIHSDISGLSDLVSGFGETFLAGGNDLHVRYEDLDGLLKAVETTDKVLTIHAEDEELVKKGLKRYKKTRKSNYPDSRPPKAEEKAVKITLEKYRENENKPPLHFCHISSARTLKHIPEKPTVEVTPHHLLLTKTEINSKGSYVKTNPPIRGRKNRAQLWQALNSGKIDVIVSDHAPHTYNEKEQDFWKAPSGVPGVQTMVPQLAYHVKKRNLSLKRFVTTLCEKPSDIFGLDKGYIQKGMDADLIFMDFNDITRIKKNMLYSKCGWTPYNGRRAIFPQKTMLRGKVIYKKSGFREKIGEEIEQGNRKSRKNTKTN, from the coding sequence ATGAAGGTTGTTAAAGGCGGTAAGATTTATTATAAAGGACGTTTAGTTGAAGCTGAAATTGGAATACAACAAGGTAAAATAACTAAAATAAAGAAAACAGGTCTTAAAGGAGATTTTATAGACGCTAGTGGGATGATTGTCCTTCCCGGCGCAATAGACATACATGTTCATTTTAGGGATATGGAGTTAAGTGATAAAGAAACATGGGAAACAGGCTCCAAAGCCGCAGCAGCCGGAGGCGTTACCACAGTCATTGAACAACCCAACACATCACCACCTACAGATTCTAAAAAGACATATATCAAGAAAAAAAAGAAAGCCAAATCAAGTTCATTTGTAGATTATGGTATAAATGGAGCTGTAGCAATTCATTCTGATATATCAGGCCTTTCCGATTTAGTTTCTGGTTTTGGAGAGACCTTTCTTGCCGGTGGAAACGACTTACATGTAAGGTATGAAGACCTAGATGGCTTATTAAAAGCAGTAGAGACTACAGACAAAGTTTTAACAATCCACGCAGAGGATGAAGAACTTGTTAAGAAAGGGTTAAAGAGATATAAAAAAACCAGGAAATCAAATTACCCAGACTCTAGGCCACCTAAAGCTGAAGAAAAAGCTGTTAAGATAACTCTAGAAAAATATAGAGAAAACGAGAACAAACCACCTCTTCATTTCTGCCACATAAGTTCAGCCAGAACATTAAAACATATTCCAGAAAAACCAACCGTCGAAGTCACCCCACACCACCTATTGCTAACTAAAACTGAAATCAACTCTAAAGGGAGTTACGTAAAAACAAACCCCCCAATTAGAGGTCGTAAAAACAGAGCTCAGTTATGGCAAGCCCTTAACTCAGGCAAAATAGATGTAATTGTTTCAGACCACGCCCCACATACCTACAACGAAAAGGAACAAGATTTCTGGAAAGCTCCATCAGGAGTTCCTGGAGTCCAAACAATGGTTCCACAACTAGCTTATCACGTTAAAAAAAGAAATTTATCACTTAAACGTTTCGTAACAACTTTATGTGAAAAACCAAGCGATATATTTGGTTTAGATAAAGGATATATACAAAAAGGAATGGACGCAGACCTAATATTCATGGATTTCAATGACATTACAAGAATAAAAAAGAACATGCTTTACAGCAAATGTGGTTGGACACCCTATAACGGACGTAGAGCAATATTCCCACAAAAAACAATGCTCAGAGGTAAAGTAATATATAAAAAATCTGGTTTTAGAGAAAAAATAGGTGAAGAGATTGAACAAGGAAATAGAAAAAGCCGAAAGAATACAAAAACTAATTAA
- a CDS encoding methionine synthase — translation MIDKLLPTTIIGSYPKPKWLNRVNDLYKDGEVSKEVLKEAEDDACRLIINEHQRAGIDILNDGEMRREEMVEYFAEMIPGYKFHGPVRVWGNNYFNKPSVVEELKNPEPMLVDEFKFMKNVVKENSYIKVPITSPYTIAEWSFNEVYSREELIYRLSEIINREIKLLEEAGAKCIQIDEPALSTRPEDVEIIEEAIRIVTKGVNIDKIIMHACYGDFSTIYPEILEFDVDQFSLEFANNDYESLEIFSQHEFTKEIGYGCIDVHNQEIETVEQIKQNIKKGLEVFKPEQMWINPDCGVKLLPREIAYQKMANMNQAAKEIRKELK, via the coding sequence ATGATCGATAAACTATTACCTACAACAATAATCGGTAGTTACCCAAAACCTAAATGGCTTAACCGAGTTAACGACCTCTATAAAGATGGAGAAGTTTCTAAAGAAGTTTTAAAAGAAGCTGAAGACGATGCCTGCCGGCTTATAATCAATGAACATCAAAGAGCAGGAATCGATATATTAAATGACGGTGAGATGCGGAGAGAAGAAATGGTAGAATATTTCGCTGAAATGATACCGGGCTACAAATTCCATGGACCTGTCAGAGTATGGGGCAACAACTATTTCAACAAACCAAGCGTAGTAGAAGAACTAAAAAATCCAGAACCAATGTTGGTTGATGAGTTCAAGTTCATGAAAAACGTAGTAAAAGAAAACTCCTACATAAAGGTCCCGATAACAAGCCCATACACAATCGCAGAATGGTCTTTCAACGAAGTATACAGCCGTGAAGAATTAATATATCGATTATCCGAAATAATAAACCGAGAAATTAAACTACTTGAAGAAGCAGGTGCTAAATGTATACAGATAGATGAACCAGCGCTTTCCACAAGGCCAGAAGACGTAGAAATAATAGAAGAAGCCATTAGAATTGTTACAAAGGGAGTTAACATAGATAAAATAATCATGCACGCATGTTACGGTGATTTCTCAACAATATACCCTGAAATCCTTGAATTCGATGTAGATCAATTCTCCCTAGAGTTTGCAAACAACGATTATGAATCACTAGAGATATTCAGTCAACATGAATTCACTAAAGAAATTGGATATGGATGTATAGATGTCCACAACCAAGAAATAGAGACTGTCGAGCAAATAAAACAAAATATAAAAAAAGGATTAGAGGTATTCAAACCAGAACAGATGTGGATAAACCCAGATTGTGGTGTAAAACTATTGCCAAGAGAAATAGCCTACCAAAAAATGGCAAACATGAACCAAGCCGCCAAAGAAATTCGTAAAGAACTAAAATAA
- a CDS encoding winged helix-turn-helix domain-containing protein — MEKNKETILRALNYNDLTFLELEKRTNLNEETLEKTLDNLDKENLIEKVREGKGNEFNQFKITEKGKRVYQKYMRNHFDTAEE, encoded by the coding sequence ATGGAAAAGAATAAAGAAACCATATTACGGGCTCTAAACTACAATGACCTAACATTTCTAGAATTAGAGAAAAGAACGAATCTAAATGAAGAAACCCTAGAAAAAACACTCGATAATTTAGATAAAGAAAATCTTATCGAAAAAGTCAGAGAGGGAAAAGGAAATGAATTCAATCAATTCAAAATCACTGAAAAAGGAAAAAGAGTATATCAAAAATACATGAGGAACCATTTTGATACAGCTGAAGAATAG
- the thyX gene encoding FAD-dependent thymidylate synthase, producing MKVTILNYTDSGEELLTKCGMATTTETPPSQYKIKDKDVNEFMEISREMELSSVFNFPTIIYEVKDVSRSFTHQHVRHRMAAHMQQSLRYTEINPKDPSFMITPPSITKKGVDQTKEYIQNQLNAAQTYKNLLKKDIPPEDARFALPIGVKTFLTTAMNVESILHYLNVRACMDSQWEIRANAYTLLAACKLIYPKIFQKAGPHCITGRCKGRGKGKCKNQAKETIKKIENKINKTKPKFESLKTNESISIDLTEILGYEANPQTEKQIQKKLNIDNINLSFNVKLEIQKN from the coding sequence ATGAAGGTGACAATACTTAATTATACAGACAGCGGTGAGGAACTTTTAACAAAATGTGGGATGGCAACAACAACCGAAACTCCACCAAGCCAATACAAAATCAAAGATAAAGACGTAAACGAGTTTATGGAAATAAGCCGAGAAATGGAGCTTTCATCAGTATTCAATTTCCCAACAATAATCTACGAAGTCAAAGACGTATCACGTTCATTCACACACCAACACGTCAGACATAGAATGGCAGCACACATGCAACAATCCCTCAGATACACCGAAATAAACCCAAAAGACCCTTCCTTCATGATAACTCCCCCATCAATAACAAAAAAAGGAGTCGACCAAACGAAAGAATATATTCAAAACCAATTAAACGCCGCTCAAACATACAAAAACCTACTCAAAAAAGACATACCCCCAGAAGATGCACGTTTTGCATTACCAATAGGAGTTAAAACATTTCTAACCACAGCAATGAATGTAGAATCAATATTACATTACCTCAACGTACGTGCATGCATGGATTCCCAATGGGAAATCAGAGCCAATGCCTACACACTTTTAGCAGCATGTAAACTAATATACCCCAAAATATTCCAGAAAGCCGGACCCCACTGCATAACCGGAAGATGTAAAGGCAGAGGTAAAGGAAAATGCAAAAACCAAGCAAAAGAAACAATCAAAAAGATAGAAAACAAAATCAACAAAACAAAACCAAAATTCGAATCACTAAAAACCAACGAATCAATATCAATAGATCTAACTGAAATACTTGGATATGAAGCAAACCCCCAAACCGAAAAACAAATACAAAAAAAATTAAACATCGATAACATAAACCTCTCATTCAACGTAAAACTAGAAATACAAAAGAATTAA
- a CDS encoding CBS domain-containing protein produces MMVDRKNLITARPGDRVAAVILRMIRDGIGGVPITDGDECVGIVTMRDIMFANFYGAGELPISEIMTKDLVTVSPDATMLEVIRLMLEYKIERVPVVEEDELKGLIVRNSILRSISDINE; encoded by the coding sequence ATGATGGTTGATAGGAAAAACTTGATTACAGCTAGACCTGGTGATAGGGTAGCAGCCGTAATTCTGAGAATGATTAGGGATGGGATAGGAGGCGTTCCGATTACCGATGGGGATGAATGTGTTGGAATAGTAACGATGCGAGACATCATGTTCGCAAATTTCTATGGTGCGGGAGAACTTCCAATCTCAGAAATAATGACAAAAGATTTAGTTACAGTTTCCCCTGACGCCACTATGCTAGAAGTAATTCGATTAATGTTGGAGTATAAAATTGAGCGAGTTCCTGTGGTTGAAGAAGATGAACTGAAGGGCCTTATAGTTAGAAATAGTATTTTAAGGTCTATAAGCGATATAAATGAATAA
- a CDS encoding malate dehydrogenase: protein MKITVVGVGNVGSAVCQRIVNGEIAKELIMLDAIEGLAKGKALDLRHTTPIDGETKIKGTTNYKETKNSDIVVITAGKPRKEGMTRDDLAKENSKIISQISKQIAKYSPNSKIIVVTNPLDPMTWKAYKETEFPRTRIMGMAGELDTARYEKLLSEKTGVSPEDVHGLVIGPHNKSMIPLTKNTTIRGIPINKFLTEKQIQEVIKETKISGKRIVNHLQNGSAYHAPSAAIYKMIKAISRDEKRLMSVSTVLKGEYGIENTAIGIPVILGQSGIEKIPKKHLNKQTQQKLQQTAKEIKETTKNIN, encoded by the coding sequence ATGAAAATAACAGTTGTTGGAGTAGGAAACGTAGGATCAGCAGTATGCCAACGAATAGTTAACGGAGAAATCGCAAAAGAACTAATAATGCTAGACGCAATCGAAGGCCTAGCAAAAGGAAAAGCTCTCGACCTCCGCCACACAACACCAATCGATGGAGAAACCAAAATAAAAGGAACAACGAACTACAAAGAAACAAAAAACTCAGACATAGTAGTAATAACAGCAGGAAAACCAAGAAAAGAAGGAATGACAAGAGACGACCTAGCCAAAGAAAACTCAAAAATAATATCCCAAATATCAAAACAGATAGCCAAATACAGCCCCAACTCAAAAATAATAGTTGTAACAAACCCACTAGACCCAATGACCTGGAAAGCATACAAAGAAACCGAATTCCCCCGAACAAGAATCATGGGAATGGCTGGAGAACTCGACACAGCAAGATACGAAAAACTATTATCAGAAAAAACCGGAGTATCACCAGAAGACGTACATGGACTCGTAATCGGACCACACAACAAATCAATGATACCATTAACCAAAAACACAACAATCAGAGGAATACCAATAAACAAATTCCTAACAGAAAAACAAATCCAAGAAGTAATCAAAGAAACCAAAATAAGCGGAAAAAGAATCGTAAACCACCTACAAAACGGAAGTGCATACCACGCCCCATCCGCAGCAATATACAAAATGATAAAAGCAATCTCAAGAGATGAAAAAAGATTAATGAGCGTCTCCACAGTCCTCAAAGGAGAATATGGAATAGAAAACACAGCAATCGGCATACCAGTAATCCTAGGGCAATCAGGTATAGAAAAAATACCAAAAAAACACCTAAACAAACAAACCCAACAAAAACTACAACAAACAGCAAAAGAAATCAAAGAAACAACAAAAAACATAAACTAA
- a CDS encoding ARMT1-like domain-containing protein, producing MKIELDCVPCLLNRVRYEIELSDVNEETGFEAMSNALDILESELDLEMPGHLISSEVHRAVYKSLDDGDIYREKKDLSNRVARKVINELDEVIKDSFEKLVLSTIVSNSFDFGVMGHEAEVGVEDRFKKEIVDGKLTVDETDEIQEVVKESEKIAYILDNCGEALFDSLLIEELNKITKAEIILLVRGEPIFNDMTIDDAREIGIDKKVDRIFELGERAVGVNFNYLSEKTFDILNDVDLIISKGMANYESLTEVDDQYTIAYLFKVKCEPVSKSIGYPVGSNIAKLSKK from the coding sequence ATGAAAATTGAGTTAGATTGTGTTCCCTGTTTGCTGAACAGAGTAAGATATGAGATTGAACTATCTGATGTTAATGAAGAAACCGGTTTTGAAGCAATGTCTAATGCACTTGATATTTTAGAATCCGAGTTAGATCTCGAAATGCCTGGCCATTTGATTTCTTCAGAAGTACATCGTGCAGTATACAAATCGTTGGATGATGGAGATATTTATAGAGAGAAAAAGGACCTAAGTAACCGTGTAGCTAGAAAGGTAATCAACGAACTAGATGAGGTTATAAAAGATAGTTTTGAAAAACTTGTTCTTTCAACTATTGTATCAAACTCATTTGATTTCGGTGTCATGGGTCATGAAGCTGAAGTTGGAGTTGAAGATAGGTTTAAAAAAGAAATTGTAGATGGAAAACTAACTGTTGATGAGACTGATGAAATTCAGGAAGTTGTTAAAGAAAGTGAGAAAATCGCCTACATACTTGACAACTGTGGAGAAGCTCTCTTCGATTCATTATTGATAGAGGAACTAAACAAAATTACTAAGGCTGAAATAATTCTTTTAGTAAGAGGTGAACCTATCTTTAATGACATGACTATCGATGACGCTAGAGAAATTGGTATAGATAAAAAAGTGGATAGAATTTTTGAGCTTGGTGAAAGAGCTGTTGGAGTAAACTTCAATTATCTTTCAGAAAAAACATTTGACATCTTAAATGACGTAGACCTCATCATAAGTAAAGGTATGGCTAATTATGAATCTTTAACCGAAGTTGACGATCAATACACAATCGCATATCTTTTTAAAGTTAAGTGTGAACCTGTATCTAAGTCTATTGGATATCCAGTTGGCTCCAACATAGCTAAACTAAGTAAGAAGTAA
- a CDS encoding MBL fold metallo-hydrolase, with protein sequence MTKITFLGTGWAIPTKTRSSTSILIQTKTNQQPKNILIDSGGDIAQKLTKTNTPLTKINHILLTHAHTDHIDGIPGLLHASWLSGQKQNIKITSTPQAIQKIKKIIKAHQFNFPFQIEYQEITGEGVLENGVKYREVKHKNQALAYRYKDVTYSGDTKPCENLNKLAQNTELLIHEATFPTGEEKKAHKTGHSTVTDAIKTAIKTSTKKLAIIHHKPEIDIKKQIKTAKQKLDTKKIKIKSPKDLDTIKI encoded by the coding sequence ATGACAAAAATAACATTTCTTGGAACAGGATGGGCAATACCAACCAAAACAAGATCATCAACATCAATCCTCATCCAAACAAAAACAAACCAACAACCAAAAAACATACTAATAGACAGCGGAGGAGACATCGCACAAAAACTAACAAAAACAAACACACCACTAACCAAAATAAACCACATACTACTCACCCACGCACATACAGACCACATAGATGGCATACCAGGCCTATTACACGCCTCATGGCTATCAGGACAAAAACAAAACATCAAGATAACCAGCACGCCACAAGCGATACAGAAAATAAAAAAAATAATCAAAGCCCACCAATTCAACTTCCCATTCCAAATAGAATACCAAGAGATAACAGGCGAAGGAGTACTAGAAAACGGAGTGAAATACCGAGAAGTAAAACACAAAAACCAAGCACTCGCCTACCGATACAAAGACGTAACCTACTCAGGAGACACAAAACCATGCGAAAACCTAAACAAACTAGCTCAAAACACAGAACTATTGATACATGAAGCAACATTCCCAACAGGAGAAGAAAAAAAAGCCCACAAAACAGGCCACTCAACAGTAACAGACGCAATAAAGACAGCTATAAAAACATCAACCAAAAAACTAGCAATAATCCACCACAAACCAGAAATAGATATAAAAAAACAAATCAAAACAGCCAAACAAAAACTAGACACCAAAAAAATCAAAATAAAATCACCAAAAGACCTAGACACAATAAAAATCTAA